From the Bombus pascuorum chromosome 7, iyBomPasc1.1, whole genome shotgun sequence genome, one window contains:
- the LOC132908918 gene encoding probable E3 ubiquitin-protein ligase RNF144A codes for MQCQIVSWGMPSLHSLVIRRAPLMDMGTATSSVTSVNSSNKVAASQKKVDKSNKLTGVRLPLLRKEASVINLSLTERTVVGKGVDAPLLRPESSASLEARGNSWLSLGPTGLRKCETTVGLSTSALEGRPINRSRVCSRCSSLLSLASSSRYSLAAGNFVPASSQQALGRIFCKLCLVDTSFSKTFKIEGCGCSYCKDCMKAYVEFEIEEGAYEISCPDAQCEHGAILSMKEISSLVSAELVEKHHKFRLNRDVSMDKARAWCPRAGCETICSINATGSNGTPIGPVHCPNCSTDFCSICRESWHTGPCSDISLGIPFDGDHIKCCPMCSVPIEKDEGCAQMMCKRCKHVFCWYCLASLDDDFLLRHYDKGPCKNKLGHSRASVIWHRTQVIGIFAGFGLLLLVASPLLLLAAPCIVCCKCRVCGSSRLEQEEGDTAT; via the exons ATGCAGTGCCAAATTGTTTCATGG GGGATGCCCAGCCTACATTCGCTCGTCATACGACGAGCTCCACTGATGGATATGGGTACTGCCACCAGTTCTGTGACATCTGTCAATTCTTCTAATAAAGTTGCTGCAAGTCAGAAAAAAGTTGATAAGTCTAACAAACTTACTGGAGTCAGATTACCATTATTGCGCAAAGAAGCCAGTGTTATAAATCTTTCATTGACAGAGAGAACTGTAGTAGGAAAAGGAGTGGATGCACCTTTACTTAGACCTGAAAGTAGTGCAAGTTTGGAAGCTCGTGGTAATAGTTGGTTGAGTTTAGGCCCCACAGGATTAAGAAAATGTGAAACTACTGTGGGTTTAAGCACTTCTGCTTTAGAGGGCAGACCTATAAATCGCAGTCGAGTATGTTCTCGCTGTTCCAGTTTATTATCATTGGCATCTAGTTCCCGCTACAGTTTAGCTGCAGGCAATTTTGTTCCTGCAAGTTCTCAACAAGCACTTGGACGTATCTTTTGTAAATTATGTCTTGTTGATACTTCTTTTTCTAAAACATTTAAGATAGAAGGCTGTGGTTGTTCCTATTGTAAAGAT TGTATGAAAGCATATgttgaatttgaaattgaagaaGGTGCATATGAAATTAGTTGTCCTGATGCACAATGTGAACATGGAGCAATACTTTCCATGAAGGAAATATCAAGTCTTGTTAGTGCTGAACTTGTGGAAAAACATCATAAATTCCGATTAAACAGAG ACGTATCCATGGATAAAGCACGTGCTTGGTGTCCACGTGCAGGTTGCGAAACAATATGTTCTATAAATGCTACTGGTTCAAATGGAACTCCTATTGGGCCAGTTCATTGTCCTAATTGCTCTACAGATTTCTGTTCTATATGTCGGGAATCTTGGCATACTGGTCCTTGTTCAGATATTTCCTTAGGTATACCATTTGATGGTGATCATATCAAATGTTGTCCTATGTGTTCTGTACCTATTGAAAAGGATGAAGGATGTGCTCAAATGATGTGTAAAAGATGTAAACATGTGTTTTGTTGGTACTGTTTAGCTTCTTTAGAT GATGACTTTCTATTGCGACATTACGACAAAGGACCGTGTAAAAATAAGTTGGGTCACTCACGAGCATCAGTTATTTGGCACAGAACACAAGTTATTGGAATTTTTGCTGGATTTGGATTACTCTTGCTCGTTGCATCGCCGTTACTTTTATTGGCCGCACCATGTATTGTATGCTGTAAATGTCGTGTATGTGGTTCGTCTAGACTTGAACAAGAAGAAGGTGATACTGCAACGTAG
- the LOC132908914 gene encoding activating transcription factor 7-interacting protein 1-like isoform X1, whose translation MMEALRSDILHTPDSIHSLSCINTHNIDELSKEKEEELLYSTGDDGDEEDALSDDSMRLRLSDDEIETEDILTPVLDNQENTLKTNEIEMTSTRTEDMEISSIPEKGIMNTKADIKKRKHNSDNDSDEKILIDYEKIVKKGESELMRRSRTANVSRQWQNYGSQYKYPRNPNSRSFHWINQRFRHSTPRGRYRLQYNCNTRFYNRFGPSERGRGNGIFHSSRLIYGLRRQKKGFSSNTMHMQNSLTESNVSLISPSNKNISEEVNDNIEAIKLDNDATINGDSILRSKSLINSDKNDHSNESFSGKVENTPIKNIRKKNSVNTDSVNNSLELKHDLEENTKIKVSNDLECKNITIHTLDENSSESSLNSETDSHNDDNSKQKDEISKNNMNNANIDINDFCNSNNFKVEALNIDIKCKSGKDETIKYTEGKNNQEQYKSINNEEQDEITKITDRKCKSDKDEAIKYTEEKINQEQYKSINNEEQNKIIKITDTNENTEIKEVYKLEEKDLNRNRELTELSQEIELSGNNCKTTVLNSVEEKEIVNNDIILNGKVTNYKTDEILRDKKKKISSEDMKSNKDYENSEFKSTTVLNNVTSNKHGNVPEKTVIKSVKCDNQLKSSDNSTNSIVINKSNASENELTRIIINLWEQNVDVTEKTIKTTENENSIISSASKKNLSEYIESMLDKNSSPSVELEPSVITENNSLDFVTNTKNNSDDSDKRTVEVPVTTQKRKRRSKREIVVVEQMNCAEEKQAVRESGRRKRRTAKNAEEIIRTKFLHSDVESSDDSEKFVAINFKMNQDARPSSPPSLKRTCSDTDTPVMNGSVKKIKINFEERCNELKTQENNSGNIKNLNYIHKFFRRDLNEKLPKLKQEELEELLIQKIVETITMRDEIGKLREQARISEKNQEVTRAKCQQLAKQIKDFEMVLNRNAADRRANNDKFNPPIKINRSVGLQVNFVTDHVMQNLRQLQQNSNMKSLHVSSSNNASNTSVNETNNATSPRRGIKTRSPRKTEPITGQTSVVAQSHTQSPNIMTTITPAALVVAKPLDSQHPLTLSNQSNVQQIISNQQIQPQQSQQAIILNGKFPNQINRQGSTTTNVTKSRANDLIDLTDEEEKSKATTGVPVVTTTVTDQQVNLTQKTQQPCFQRVIQTIPGNVAITSQPPSIRVVQPASQPTPTALVNNMNAPRLAYVMPTRQLLITPNSSPIRPVTSCRASFPTLTYKTGISTIANGTVRFLTTPATSNVQLNKHPAPLPDTRNYAVNPLWKLSPPAPSLKISKVAHGIVLSWNMNLSDKYADIVSYQLYAYQEIAGVPPNTTLWKKVGDVRALPLPMACTLTQFSEGNNYHFAVRAVDIHSRKGQYSIPGNISL comes from the exons atgatGGAAGCTTTAAGAAGTGATATATTACATACTCCTGACTCTATACATTCTTTGTCTTGTATTAACACACATAATATTGATGAActatcaaaagaaaaagaagaggagtTGTTATATAGTACAGGTGATGATGGTGATGAAGAAGATGCTCTTTCAGATGATAGTATGCGTTTAAGACTCTCTGATGATGAAATTGAGACAGAAGATATTTTAACACCTGTTTTAGATAATCAAGAAAACACATTAAAAACTAATGAAATTG aaatgaCATCTACAAGAACTGAAGATATGGAAATTTCTTCTATCCCAGAAAAAGGTATAATGAATACAAAAGCAGATATAAAGAAGAGGAAACACAATTCAGATAACGATTCGGATGAAAAAATACTAATTgattatgaaaaaattgttaagaaAGGTGAAAGTGAACTGATGAGAAGATCACGAACAGCTAATGTTTCACGTCAATGGCAAAATTATGGATCACAATATAAGTATCCTAGAAATCCCAATAGTCGTTCTTTTCATTGGATTAATCAAAGATTTCGTCATTCAACACCTAGAGGACGTTATAGACTTCAATATAACTGTAATACAAGATTTTATAATAGATTTGGTCCTTCTGAACGAGGAAGAGGCAATGGAATATTTCATTCATCTAGATTGATTTATGGCCTTAGGCGTCAAAAGAAAGGCTTTAGTTCTAATACAATGCACATGCAAAATAGTTTAACAGAATCTAATGTAAGTCTTATATCTCCATCAAATAAAAACATATCTGAAGAAgtaaatgataatattgaAGCTATAAAACTTGATAATGACGCAACAATAAATGGAGATAGTATATTACGTAGCAAATCTTTAATTAATAGCGATAAAAATGACCATTCAAATGAATCATTTAGtggaaaagttgaaaatactcctattaaaaatattagaaaaaaaaattctgttaaTACTGATTCTGTCAATAATTCATTAGAACTAAAACACGACttggaagaaaatacaaaaataaaagtatctaATGATcttgaatgtaaaaatattacaatccATACTTTGGATGAGAATTCTAGTGAAAGTTCTCTAAATTCTGAAACTGATTCTCATAATGATGATAATAGTAAGCAAAAAGACGAAATAAGTAAAAACAATATGAATAATgcaaatattgatattaacgatttttgtaattctaataatttcaaagtGGAAGCATTGAATATAGacataaaatgtaaatctGGTAAAgatgaaactataaaatatactgaaggaaaaaataatcaagaacaatacaaaagtataaataatgaGGAACAAGAtgaaataactaaaataactgatagaaaatgtaaatctGATAAAGATGAAGCTATAAAATATactgaagaaaaaattaatcaagaacaatataaaagtataaataatgaagagcaaaataaaataattaaaataactgatacaaatgaaaatacagaaattaaagaagtctataaattagaagaaaaagatcttAATAGAAATAGGGAATTAACAGAACTCAGTCAAGAGATAGAACTATCTGGAAACAATTGTAAGACTACTGTTTTAAATTCCgtagaagaaaaggaaatagtaaataatgatataatactaaatggaaaagtaacaaattataaGACAGATGAAATTCTTAgggataaaaaaaagaaaatttcttctgAAGATATGAAATCAAACAAAGATTATGAAAACAGTGAGTTTAAATCAACAACtgtattaaataatgtaactaGCAACAAACATGGTAATGTGCCAGAAAAAACAGTTATTAAGAGTGTAAAATGTGATAATCAATTAAAAAGTAGTGATAATAGTACAAATtctattgtaattaataaatccaaTGCTTCTGAAAATGAATTAActcgtattataattaatctttGGGAACAAAATGTGGATGTTACTgaaaaaactataaaaactACAGAAAATGAAAACTCAATAATAAGTTCTgcaagtaaaaaaaatttaagcGAATACATTGAATCGATGTTGGATAAAAATAGTTCACCTAGTGTAGAACTAGAACCTAGTGTAATCacagaaaataattcattagATTTTGTTactaatacaaaaaataatagtgATGATAGTGATAAAAGAACTGTTGAAGTTCCTGTGACTActcaaaaaaggaaaaggcgATCAAAAAGAGAGATTGTTGTAGTAGAGCAAATGAATTGTGCAGAGGAAAAACAAG CAGTGAGGGAAAGTGGAAGACGGAAGAGACGAACAGCTAAAAATGCAGAAGAGATTATAAGAACAAAATTCCTCCATAGTGATGTAGAATCTAGTGATGATTCAGAAAAGTTCGTggctataaattttaaaatgaatcaAGATGCACGTCCTTCATCGCCACCTTCATTAAAAAGGACTTGTTCTGATACTGATACTCCTGTCATGAATGGTAgtgttaagaaaattaaaataaattttgaagaacgatgtaatgaattaaaaacacaagaaaataattctgGCAACATTAAAAACCTTAactatattcataaatttttccgAAGAGACTTGAATGAAAAACTGCCAAAATTAAAACAGGAA GAATTAGAAGAACTTCTGAtacaaaaaattgttgaaacgATTACTATGCGCGATGAAATTGGTAAACTAAGAGAACAAGCACGTATATCAGAAAAAAATCAAGAAGTAACACGTGCAAAATGTCAACAATTAGCtaaacaaattaaagattttgAAATGGTATTAAACCGCAATGCGGCAGATCGGCGCGCGAACAACGATAAATTCAATCCACCAATTAAGATCAATAGATCTGTTGGATTACAAGTTAATtttgtaacg gATCATGTAATGCAAAATTTAAGGCAATTACAACAGAATTCTAATATGAAGTCTCTACATGTTTCAAGTAGTAATAATGCATCAAATACTTCTgttaatgaaacaaataatgCAACCAGTCCAAGGAGAGGAATTAAAACAAGATCACCTAGGAAAACTGAGCCAATAACTGGACAAACCTCTGTGGTGGCACAAAGTCATACTCAATCTCCAAACATTATGACTACTATCACTCCTGCAGCTCTGGTTGTTGCTAAACCCCTAGATTCACAACACCCTCTGACATTATCAAATCAGTCTAATGTTCaacaaattatatcaaat CAACAGATACAACCACAACAATCACAGCAAGCTATAattttaaatggaaaatttccaaatcAGATAAATCGTCAAGGATCCACTACAACAAACGTCACAAAATCTCGTGCAAACGATCTTATTGATCTTACGgatgaagaagagaaaagtaaag CTACTACTGGTGTGCCAGTTGTAACAACTACAGTAACTGATCAACAAGTAAATTTAACACAAAAAACACAACAACCTTGCTTCCAAAGGGTAATTCAGACTATTCCTGGGAATGTAGCCATAACAAGTCAACCGCCTAGTATAAGGGTAGTACAACCTGCTAGTCAGCCAACACCTACTGCTTTAGTG aataatatgaATGCGCCTCGATTAGCATATGTGATGCCAACAAggcaattattaataacaccAAATTCCAGTCCg ATACGGCCTGTGACTTCGTGTAGAGCTTCATTTCCAACTTTAACGTATAAAACGG GAATATCAACTATTGCAAATGGAACGGTTCGATTTTTGACGACTCCAGCTACTTCTAATGTACAGTTAAATAAG CATCCAGCGCCCTTACCAGATACGCGTAATTATGCTGTAAATCCTCTTTGGAAACTTTCACCACCAGCTCcatcattaaaaatttctaaagttGCACATG gAATAGTATTATCTTGGAATATGAATTTGTCGGACAAGTATGCAGATATTGTTAGTTACCAGTTGTATGCGTACCAGGAAATTGCTGGTGTTCCTCCTAACACGACATTGTGGAAGAAAGTTGGCGATGTTCGAGCTTTACCACTACCTATGGCGTGCACACTTACGCAA TTTTCTgaaggaaataattatcacTTCGCAGTTCGAGCAGTTGATATACATTCCCGAAAAGGACAGTATAGTATACCTggaaacatttctttataa
- the LOC132908914 gene encoding activating transcription factor 7-interacting protein 1-like isoform X2, translating to MMEALRSDILHTPDSIHSLSCINTHNIDELSKEKEEELLYSTGDDGDEEDALSDDSMRLRLSDDEIETEDILTPVLDNQENTLKTNEIEMTSTRTEDMEISSIPEKGIMNTKADIKKRKHNSDNDSDEKILIDYEKIVKKGESELMRRSRTANVSRQWQNYGSQYKYPRNPNSRSFHWINQRFRHSTPRGRYRLQYNCNTRFYNRFGPSERGRGNGIFHSSRLIYGLRRQKKGFSSNTMHMQNSLTESNVSLISPSNKNISEEVNDNIEAIKLDNDATINGDSILRSKSLINSDKNDHSNESFSGKVENTPIKNIRKKNSVNTDSVNNSLELKHDLEENTKIKVSNDLECKNITIHTLDENSSESSLNSETDSHNDDNSKQKDEISKNNMNNANIDINDFCNSNNFKVEALNIDIKCKSGKDETIKYTEGKNNQEQYKSINNEEQDEITKITDRKCKSDKDEAIKYTEEKINQEQYKSINNEEQNKIIKITDTNENTEIKEVYKLEEKDLNRNRELTELSQEIELSGNNCKTTVLNSVEEKEIVNNDIILNGKVTNYKTDEILRDKKKKISSEDMKSNKDYENSEFKSTTVLNNVTSNKHGNVPEKTVIKSVKCDNQLKSSDNSTNSIVINKSNASENELTRIIINLWEQNVDVTEKTIKTTENENSIISSASKKNLSEYIESMLDKNSSPSVELEPSVITENNSLDFVTNTKNNSDDSDKRTVEVPVTTQKRKRRSKREIVVVEQMNCAEEKQVRESGRRKRRTAKNAEEIIRTKFLHSDVESSDDSEKFVAINFKMNQDARPSSPPSLKRTCSDTDTPVMNGSVKKIKINFEERCNELKTQENNSGNIKNLNYIHKFFRRDLNEKLPKLKQEELEELLIQKIVETITMRDEIGKLREQARISEKNQEVTRAKCQQLAKQIKDFEMVLNRNAADRRANNDKFNPPIKINRSVGLQVNFVTDHVMQNLRQLQQNSNMKSLHVSSSNNASNTSVNETNNATSPRRGIKTRSPRKTEPITGQTSVVAQSHTQSPNIMTTITPAALVVAKPLDSQHPLTLSNQSNVQQIISNQQIQPQQSQQAIILNGKFPNQINRQGSTTTNVTKSRANDLIDLTDEEEKSKATTGVPVVTTTVTDQQVNLTQKTQQPCFQRVIQTIPGNVAITSQPPSIRVVQPASQPTPTALVNNMNAPRLAYVMPTRQLLITPNSSPIRPVTSCRASFPTLTYKTGISTIANGTVRFLTTPATSNVQLNKHPAPLPDTRNYAVNPLWKLSPPAPSLKISKVAHGIVLSWNMNLSDKYADIVSYQLYAYQEIAGVPPNTTLWKKVGDVRALPLPMACTLTQFSEGNNYHFAVRAVDIHSRKGQYSIPGNISL from the exons atgatGGAAGCTTTAAGAAGTGATATATTACATACTCCTGACTCTATACATTCTTTGTCTTGTATTAACACACATAATATTGATGAActatcaaaagaaaaagaagaggagtTGTTATATAGTACAGGTGATGATGGTGATGAAGAAGATGCTCTTTCAGATGATAGTATGCGTTTAAGACTCTCTGATGATGAAATTGAGACAGAAGATATTTTAACACCTGTTTTAGATAATCAAGAAAACACATTAAAAACTAATGAAATTG aaatgaCATCTACAAGAACTGAAGATATGGAAATTTCTTCTATCCCAGAAAAAGGTATAATGAATACAAAAGCAGATATAAAGAAGAGGAAACACAATTCAGATAACGATTCGGATGAAAAAATACTAATTgattatgaaaaaattgttaagaaAGGTGAAAGTGAACTGATGAGAAGATCACGAACAGCTAATGTTTCACGTCAATGGCAAAATTATGGATCACAATATAAGTATCCTAGAAATCCCAATAGTCGTTCTTTTCATTGGATTAATCAAAGATTTCGTCATTCAACACCTAGAGGACGTTATAGACTTCAATATAACTGTAATACAAGATTTTATAATAGATTTGGTCCTTCTGAACGAGGAAGAGGCAATGGAATATTTCATTCATCTAGATTGATTTATGGCCTTAGGCGTCAAAAGAAAGGCTTTAGTTCTAATACAATGCACATGCAAAATAGTTTAACAGAATCTAATGTAAGTCTTATATCTCCATCAAATAAAAACATATCTGAAGAAgtaaatgataatattgaAGCTATAAAACTTGATAATGACGCAACAATAAATGGAGATAGTATATTACGTAGCAAATCTTTAATTAATAGCGATAAAAATGACCATTCAAATGAATCATTTAGtggaaaagttgaaaatactcctattaaaaatattagaaaaaaaaattctgttaaTACTGATTCTGTCAATAATTCATTAGAACTAAAACACGACttggaagaaaatacaaaaataaaagtatctaATGATcttgaatgtaaaaatattacaatccATACTTTGGATGAGAATTCTAGTGAAAGTTCTCTAAATTCTGAAACTGATTCTCATAATGATGATAATAGTAAGCAAAAAGACGAAATAAGTAAAAACAATATGAATAATgcaaatattgatattaacgatttttgtaattctaataatttcaaagtGGAAGCATTGAATATAGacataaaatgtaaatctGGTAAAgatgaaactataaaatatactgaaggaaaaaataatcaagaacaatacaaaagtataaataatgaGGAACAAGAtgaaataactaaaataactgatagaaaatgtaaatctGATAAAGATGAAGCTATAAAATATactgaagaaaaaattaatcaagaacaatataaaagtataaataatgaagagcaaaataaaataattaaaataactgatacaaatgaaaatacagaaattaaagaagtctataaattagaagaaaaagatcttAATAGAAATAGGGAATTAACAGAACTCAGTCAAGAGATAGAACTATCTGGAAACAATTGTAAGACTACTGTTTTAAATTCCgtagaagaaaaggaaatagtaaataatgatataatactaaatggaaaagtaacaaattataaGACAGATGAAATTCTTAgggataaaaaaaagaaaatttcttctgAAGATATGAAATCAAACAAAGATTATGAAAACAGTGAGTTTAAATCAACAACtgtattaaataatgtaactaGCAACAAACATGGTAATGTGCCAGAAAAAACAGTTATTAAGAGTGTAAAATGTGATAATCAATTAAAAAGTAGTGATAATAGTACAAATtctattgtaattaataaatccaaTGCTTCTGAAAATGAATTAActcgtattataattaatctttGGGAACAAAATGTGGATGTTACTgaaaaaactataaaaactACAGAAAATGAAAACTCAATAATAAGTTCTgcaagtaaaaaaaatttaagcGAATACATTGAATCGATGTTGGATAAAAATAGTTCACCTAGTGTAGAACTAGAACCTAGTGTAATCacagaaaataattcattagATTTTGTTactaatacaaaaaataatagtgATGATAGTGATAAAAGAACTGTTGAAGTTCCTGTGACTActcaaaaaaggaaaaggcgATCAAAAAGAGAGATTGTTGTAGTAGAGCAAATGAATTGTGCAGAGGAAAAACAAG TGAGGGAAAGTGGAAGACGGAAGAGACGAACAGCTAAAAATGCAGAAGAGATTATAAGAACAAAATTCCTCCATAGTGATGTAGAATCTAGTGATGATTCAGAAAAGTTCGTggctataaattttaaaatgaatcaAGATGCACGTCCTTCATCGCCACCTTCATTAAAAAGGACTTGTTCTGATACTGATACTCCTGTCATGAATGGTAgtgttaagaaaattaaaataaattttgaagaacgatgtaatgaattaaaaacacaagaaaataattctgGCAACATTAAAAACCTTAactatattcataaatttttccgAAGAGACTTGAATGAAAAACTGCCAAAATTAAAACAGGAA GAATTAGAAGAACTTCTGAtacaaaaaattgttgaaacgATTACTATGCGCGATGAAATTGGTAAACTAAGAGAACAAGCACGTATATCAGAAAAAAATCAAGAAGTAACACGTGCAAAATGTCAACAATTAGCtaaacaaattaaagattttgAAATGGTATTAAACCGCAATGCGGCAGATCGGCGCGCGAACAACGATAAATTCAATCCACCAATTAAGATCAATAGATCTGTTGGATTACAAGTTAATtttgtaacg gATCATGTAATGCAAAATTTAAGGCAATTACAACAGAATTCTAATATGAAGTCTCTACATGTTTCAAGTAGTAATAATGCATCAAATACTTCTgttaatgaaacaaataatgCAACCAGTCCAAGGAGAGGAATTAAAACAAGATCACCTAGGAAAACTGAGCCAATAACTGGACAAACCTCTGTGGTGGCACAAAGTCATACTCAATCTCCAAACATTATGACTACTATCACTCCTGCAGCTCTGGTTGTTGCTAAACCCCTAGATTCACAACACCCTCTGACATTATCAAATCAGTCTAATGTTCaacaaattatatcaaat CAACAGATACAACCACAACAATCACAGCAAGCTATAattttaaatggaaaatttccaaatcAGATAAATCGTCAAGGATCCACTACAACAAACGTCACAAAATCTCGTGCAAACGATCTTATTGATCTTACGgatgaagaagagaaaagtaaag CTACTACTGGTGTGCCAGTTGTAACAACTACAGTAACTGATCAACAAGTAAATTTAACACAAAAAACACAACAACCTTGCTTCCAAAGGGTAATTCAGACTATTCCTGGGAATGTAGCCATAACAAGTCAACCGCCTAGTATAAGGGTAGTACAACCTGCTAGTCAGCCAACACCTACTGCTTTAGTG aataatatgaATGCGCCTCGATTAGCATATGTGATGCCAACAAggcaattattaataacaccAAATTCCAGTCCg ATACGGCCTGTGACTTCGTGTAGAGCTTCATTTCCAACTTTAACGTATAAAACGG GAATATCAACTATTGCAAATGGAACGGTTCGATTTTTGACGACTCCAGCTACTTCTAATGTACAGTTAAATAAG CATCCAGCGCCCTTACCAGATACGCGTAATTATGCTGTAAATCCTCTTTGGAAACTTTCACCACCAGCTCcatcattaaaaatttctaaagttGCACATG gAATAGTATTATCTTGGAATATGAATTTGTCGGACAAGTATGCAGATATTGTTAGTTACCAGTTGTATGCGTACCAGGAAATTGCTGGTGTTCCTCCTAACACGACATTGTGGAAGAAAGTTGGCGATGTTCGAGCTTTACCACTACCTATGGCGTGCACACTTACGCAA TTTTCTgaaggaaataattatcacTTCGCAGTTCGAGCAGTTGATATACATTCCCGAAAAGGACAGTATAGTATACCTggaaacatttctttataa